The Toxoplasma gondii ME49 chromosome XII, whole genome shotgun sequence genome includes a region encoding these proteins:
- a CDS encoding Ulp1 protease family, C-terminal catalytic domain-containing protein (encoded by transcript TGME49_251510) — MMGEAGKGGAATRGEPRHFLLLCASATDGVLCRNFASTHVPRRRTEASLAARLDFPSASGLESGETYAGDTARKTSSANSSDCPSERSSGPSRETSSERSGHHPWKDLSLVAMGKTPMSQKSICAVSGPPSPLAHLERPWLSAPWCGLHSGELGGRMQSLVTLEISENGLAVVDFSVVSPASSPGTQEVRRSVLARVKPLELRQVVSARVRTANKPFDEQAFSCVSKNDDDSRLGPECRRRSPSLPGDAGKDRALLWPAVWTAPKGLSRANESHKQSAASAACGAQAAFSSLRSGPPPASPLSVASGTQRHNSTAFALLSRPHPAASPHASPPALTACGRKPDKASEEQPREVCRASEADPVHPVPPGVHPDVSGELRAGEILQKIRNHGDQNGACAPVRSRGGVAGSSTVSREREQGEEETQTLCITTENALSAPEGRRLPDSSGEKESHPYVATEQPFLAGLRDRKACGGEPLITQTSELERPTRRQTAVSSDRRPPREREKDMLMAATQERLFAGSRHCESEDIAVVVLRLKAGVKLLGRRAAHEEKRRNAEGEAGESSTPTEDQSASRETGDKTQTAPEAAASGQTSTGGKLQESFGDTRLVGSHVNRQTTEEARGVSVGGVEETRKAREETRKARDAEDESVLILVLGPRLQDLPMWVRRRSQETSDNEETGDAIGDQGPVSGVCFPPPGRASRFAEAALGEQVEDKEEEWRKNTAAENEENRRGTKERKREKMNRQRKEEKNGSPVKGSPLQSSDRDTRALHGVEDRRETETRLSREQFDKSVCKAWNALWRILQDWVKEDKTVASIPPACVSPMRQTRKLSSEQERVVLFRSRSTDFQDSECFSKASGGLALVEEHCFVQKVSPFFVGRGGPRRSHPEETGESCGVSEAWEVRDDGEVEALCMQTREKSVETLSGEPRRGNLFLTTDREGWASKEVSGEIQKKAWTDDEDVFASYLLSLLRSAASVSKQLRFAQSLQGVVHLWRLQSLSEGDWGEATGATGDPTKGDSLCLETAAREGEGPVRDAACDLKEKGAGESLDNVKEEKRRRLQREGWMEAVGGEAGGCRDEEDVERIREAACLSNEIRATCGDTGFAAEFDAVQTGGDAKDEERETNADSRKDAQTRRGPLTVGHREGEKGEGEEGEKKEGGEGKMERGEEKMEGGECGVEEVIEQKMELVSEAPKGDRPSAVCRRFSVRTEEQRSVGQKRQSCSPDLLSADAERRLKRNDDIDDSILDFFLRFITRHVMTAQQRSEFYIFNSFFLPSLSKFGSDYQGAHKHHTRWLKNEAVPLPLKRVVFMPVNHDNMHWSLGVILNPFSPIHPLTRKGGATPFLGKPLSPRLLSPRPLSPFGSRETGRPGVGCGVKGPCVAGSFWGRSGGLTSATEEDAESSGARTSVLCGILKRRLRGDDANNGFLETATFRRPPTGDAGAGETATILGSSGVRSLKKLRRTGAAGEGGNEVLGMTKETKGEQQATKRENEQHTKCKEEHQTNRETNDLACTLPLPDGAPKALLIHLDSLRVSRRARLFGRDQGEQVKNFLKNEFAAKCGFAAPRDASYCTGPCCWGLGVPQFKAIPQQENGFDCGLFVISFVLHLVLHPEAFQALLCRAESKHHFSPLPRGTRRSSVYAPGKAAPGACSGPVGSAAKGEAHADSREAQNESAGNAERKTIRVIPFASSSEDALPSTPWFSQRDVTFRRKQLLKMLAYMREHPNWEDSPGDIEHLRALLVAEPACKSELRAERSSFSHPSRRR; from the exons ATGATGGGGGAGGCAGGGAAGGGCGGCGCAGCCACGAGAGGAGAACCTCGgcatttccttcttctctgtgcatcTGCGACAGATGGAGTTCTCTGTCGGAACTTCGCTTCCACGCATGTACCTCGCCGCCGCACAGAGGCTTCGCTCGCCGCCCGCCTCGACTTTCCGTCGGCCTCGGGACTCGAGTCCGGCGAGACGTACGCAGGAGACACTGCAAGAAAAACGTCGAGCGCGAACTCAAGTGACTGTCCAAGCGAGAGGTCAAGCGGACCTTCGAGAGAGACGTCAAGTGAGAGATCAGGTCACCATCCGTGGAAGGATCTGTCTCTTGTTGCCATGGGGAAGACGCCGATGTCTCAGAAGTCGATTTGCGCGGTCTCTGGGCCGCCTTCGCCCCTCGCGCATCTTGAGCGCCCGTGGCTTTCTGCGCCTTGGTGCGGACTTCACAGTGGCGAACTTGGgggtcgcatgcagtctctcGTGACTTTGGAGATTTCAGAAAACGGTCTCGCCGTCGTGGActtctccgtcgtttctCCGGCCTCTTCCCCGGGGACGCAGGAAGTCCGACGATCTGTCTTAGCCAGAGTGAAGCCTCTGGAACTGCGTCAAGTCGTCTCAGCTCGCGTGCGAACAGCGAACAAGCCTTTCGATGAACAGGCATTTTCCTGTGTTTCGAAGAATGATGACGACTCCCGACTCGGCCCAGAGTGTCGCCGTCGGTCGCCGTCGCTTCCAGGAGACGCGGGGAAAGATCGCGCGCTTCTCTGGCCTGCTGTCTGGACGGCTCCGAAAGGACTCTCGCGCGCCAACGAGTCTCACAAACAGAGTGCGGCTTCCGCTGCATGTGGAGCACAGGCAGCGTTCTCGAGTTTACGGTCGGGGCCTCctcccgcgtctccgctgtctgtGGCGTCTGGAACTCAACGCCACAACTCAActgccttcgctcttctttcgcgtcccCATCCAGCAGCTTCTCCGCATGCGTCGCCCCCTGCTTTGACAGCATGTGGACGCAAGCCTGACAAGGCTTCCGAGGAGCAACCGCGGGAGGTGTGTCGAGCGTCTGAGGCCGACCCAGTTCACCCTGTGCCTCCCGGCGTCCACCCGGACGTCTCTGGAGAACTCCGCGCTGGCGAAATACTCCAGAAAATCCGGAATCATGGAGATCAAAATGGCGCGTGTGCGCCGGTGCGCTCCAGAGGGGGTGTGGCAGGGTCCTCGACTGTTTCCAGGGAACGGGAgcaaggcgaagaggaaactcAGACGCTCTGCATCACGACAGAGAACGCGTTGTCAGCGCCGGAAGGAAGACGCCTCCCAGACTcgagcggcgagaaggagagtcACCCTTACGTCGCCACAGAGCAGCCTTTCCTCGCAGGACTCCGTGACCGGAAAGCGTGTGGTGGGGAGCCTCTGATAACTCAAACGAGTGAGCTAGAGAGGCCGACGAGACGCCAGACAGCTGTCAGCTCAGACAGACGTCccccgagagagagagagaaagatatGCTGATGGCCGCAACACAGGAAAGGCTGTTTGCCGGGTCGAGGCACTGCGAATCGGAAGACATTGCGGTGGTGGTGCTGCGTCTGAAAGCAGGTGTGAAGCTCCTCGGGAGGCGCGCTGCGcatgaagagaaaaggcgaaacgcggagggagaagctggagaatCCTCAACACCTACGGAGGACCAGTCGGcgtccagagagacaggagacaagaCACAAACGGCGCCAGAAGCAGCCGCGTCCGGGCAGACGTCAACTGGGGGGAAACTCCAGGAGTCTTTCGGAGACACTCGCCTGGTCGGAAGCCACGTgaacagacagacgacggAGGAGGCCCGGGGCGTCTCAGTGGGAggagtggaggagacgcgtaaggcgagagaggagacacggaaagcgagagatgcagaagatgAATCTGTTTTGATCCTTGTTCTTGGGCCTCGCCTCCAGGACCTGCCGATGTGGGTACGACGGCGCTCACAGGAAACATCCgacaacgaggagacaggcgacgcgATAGGAGATCAGGGACCTGTCTCGGGCGTCTGTTTTCCACCACCTGGTAGGGCCTCAAGGTTCGCCGAAGCCGCTCTCGGCGAACAGGTCgaggacaaggaagaagaatggCGGAAGAACAcagcagcagagaacgaagagaacaggagaggaaccaaggagaggaagagagagaaaatgaacagacagagaaaggaagaaaaaaacggttCGCCTGTTAAAGGATCGCCTTTGCAAAGtagcgacagagacacgcggGCGCTGCATGGAGTCGAAGACAGAcgggaaacagaaacgagatTAAGTCGAGAACAATTTGACAAGTCTGTGTGCAAAGCTTGGAATGCGCTGTGGCGGATTCTGCAAGACTGGGTGAAGGAAGATAAGACAGTTGCGTCCATACCGCCTGCATGTGTCAGCCCGATGCGACAGACCAGAAAGCTAAGTTCCGAACAAGAAAGAGTTGTCCTCTTTAGGTCCAGGTCCACTGACTTTCAGGACTCAGAATGTTTTAGCAAGGCCAGCGGCGGCCTCGCCCTCGTCGAGGAGCACTGCTTCGTCCAgaaagtgtctcctttctttgtgGGGCGCGGCGGGCCTCGCCGGAGCCAccccgaggagacaggggagtCCTGCGGGGTGTCAGAGGCCTGGGAGGTGCGAGACGATGGAGAGGTCGAggccctctgcatgcaaacgcgagaaaaaagcgttGAAACGCTCTCTGGGGAgccgaggagaggaaacctTTTTCTTACAACTGATCGCGAAGGGTGGGCATCTAAGGAGGTGTCGGGGGAAATACAGAAAAAAGCTTGGACTGATGACGAAGACGTTTTCGCCTCTtatctcctgtctctcttgcgcTCGGCTGCGTCCGTCTCCAAGCAGCTTCGTTTTGCTCAGTCACTGCAGGGGGTCGTCCACTTGTGGAGACTGCAGAGCCTCTCAGAAGGCGACTGGGGGGAAGCGACAGGGGCGACGGGCGACCCcacaaaaggagacagtctctgTTTGGAGACAGCGGCCAGAGAGGGCGAGGGTCCTGTGCGAGACGCTGCTTGCGACCTGAAGGAGAAAGGTGCAGGCGAAAGTCTCGACAAtgtgaaggaagagaaaagacgacgGTTGCAGCGAGAAGGCTGGATGGAAGCAGTGGGAGGCGAAGCCGGTGGCTGTagggacgaggaagacgtaGAACGAATTCGAGAGGCAGCATGTCTGTCAAATGAAATCCGGGCGAcctgcggagacaccggaTTCGCGGCAGAGTTCGACGCAGTACAAACGGGTGGGGAcgcgaaggacgaggaaagagaaacaaacgcaGACTCCAGGAAAGACGCACAAACGCGACGGGGTCCCTTGACCGtaggacacagagaaggagaaaagggagaaggagaagaaggagagaagaaagagggaggagaaggaaagatggagagaggagaagaaaagatgGAGGGAGGAGAATGCGGTGTGGAGGAGGTCATCGAGCAGAAAATGGAACTCGTTTCCGAGGCGCCGAAGGGAGATCGACCAAGTGCTGTGTGCAGACGTTTCTCAGTGAGGACTGAAGAGCAAAGGAGTGTAGGCCAGAAGAGACAGTCCTGTTCGCCTGATCTTCTGAGCGCTGATGCTGAGCGCCGTCTCAAGCGAAACGACGACATCGATGACTCGATCCTCgatttcttccttcgcttcatCACACGGCAT GTGATGACGGCGCAGCAGCGGTCGGAGTTTTACATTTTCaactcgttttttctgcccTCTTTGTCCAAGTTTGGGAGCGACTACCAAGGCGCCCACAAGCACCACACACGGTGGCTGAAGAACGAAGCGGTGCCTCTGCCGCTCAAGCGCGTCGTCTTCATGCCTGTGAACCATGACAACATGCACTGGTCTCTGGGGGTGATTCTCAATCCGTTCTCCCCCATTCATCCTCTCACGCGGAAGGGAGGAGCCACACCCTTCCTCGGaaagcctctgtctcctcgccttctgtctcctcgccctctgtctccgtttggGAGTCGAGAGACAGGGCGACCCGGCGTCGGGTGCGGAGTGAAAGGCCCGTGTGTGGCAGGGAGCTTTTGGGGACGGTCTGGCGGCTTGACGAGCGCaacggaggaagacgcggaaagCTCCGGAGCTCGAACGTCCGTTCTTTGCGGAATTCTGAAGCGGCGCCTtcgaggagacgacgcgaACAACGGCTTCCTGGAGACGGCGACCTTCCGGAGGCCTCCAACAGGCGACGCCGGCGCGGGAGAGACCGCCACCATCCTCG GAAGTTCCGGCGTCAGATCCTTGAAGAAGCTGCGGAGGACGGGAGCTGctggagagggaggaaacgaagtcCTTGGGATGAccaaggagacgaagggagaaCAACAAGCGAcaaagcgagaaaacgaacagcACACAAAGTGCAAGGAAGAACATcagacaaacagagaaacaaacgaccttgcatgcactctgCCGCTGCCTGACGGAGCTCCAAAGGCTCTGCTCATTCACCTCGATTCGCTGCGCGTCAGCCGCCGTGCGCGTCTCTTCGGTCGAGACCAAGGCGAGCAAGTCAAAAACTTCCTAAAGAAT GAATTTGCTGCCAAGTGCGGATTTGCCGCTCCGCGAGACGCGAGCTACTGCACAGGTCCATGTTGCTGGGGACTCGGAGTGCCACAGTTTAAAGCGATTCCACAACAAGAGAACGGATTCGACTGCGGCCTGTTTGTCATTTCTTTTGTGTTGCACCTGGTCCTCCATCCGGAGGCGTTCCAGGCGCTTCTTTGCCGCGCAGAGAGCAAACATCACTTCTCGCCGCTTCCGCGTGGAACGCGTCGCTCGAGTGTATATGCACCTGGGAAGGCGGCCCCAGGCGCCTGCAGCGGCCCGGTGGGTTCGGCTgcgaagggagaggcgcatgcagactcgcGAGAAGCACAGAACGAGTCAGCGGGGaacgcagaaaggaaaaccaTCAGAGTTAttcctttcgcgtcttc
- a CDS encoding hypothetical protein (encoded by transcript TGME49_251520~Predicted trans-membrane domain (TMHMM2.0):93-111:172-192), which yields MEKYLSASARRSKLDKRKEGQPGGLGTPGMTRCCSVRSDTSPRSTKKPGACVEPEPPCEKTSLASSVRRRIRLVTAFYLHCHEYKWGRRRSRTIGLSSAFYMLPALALFPVCRWEACLWAVTAVFSFSADYIFAGMRDNAWICGVHMADRYVATAMLGVQCLYNLPLWFTKDIHLGALGLSLIVVSCAFKVLGSRTKVYRRHAVYHSLWHVFGSVGRVLVAVLEYPELSAMW from the coding sequence ATGGAGAAGTACTTGTCCGCGTCTGCTCGAAGGAGCAAGCTGGACAAAAGGAAAGAGGGTCAGCCCGGAGGTTTAGGAACGCCAGGCATGACGCGTTGTTGCTCCGTCAGAAGTGATACATCCCCCAGATCCACGAAAAAGCCTGGGGCGTGTGTCGAGCCCGAGCCGCCTTGCGAGAAGACAAGCCTTGCTAGCAGTGTGAGGCGACGCATCAGGCTTGTCACTGCCTTCTACCTGCACTGCCACGAGTACAAATGGGGGCGGCGGCGGTCGCGCACGATCGGACTGTCTTCGGCGTTTTACATGTTGCCTGCCCTGGCGTTGTTCCCCGTCTGCAGGTGGGAAGCTTGTCTGTGGGCAGTGACCGCTGTCTTTTCGTTCAGTGCAGATTACATCTTTGCAGGCATGCGCGATAACGCGTGGATCTGTGGCGTCCACATGGCAGACCGATATGTCGCGACTGCGATGCTGGGCGTGCAGTGCTTGTACAACCTCCCACTATGGTTTACTAAGGACATCCACCTCGGCGCACTGGGGCTGTCCCTGATCGTCGTCAGCTGCGCGTTCAAGGTCCTAGGATCGCGCACAAAAGTCTATCGCCGGCATGCCGTGTACCACTCGCTCTGGCATGTGTTCGGCAGCGTGGGACGTGTCCTCGTTGCCGTGCTGGAGTATCCGGAACTGTCAGCCATGTGGTAA
- a CDS encoding hypothetical protein (encoded by transcript TGME49_251530): MNVKRPASCCPVAVPVLTHFERHTLHGNSPSSVGIFPYSQKINLGCLVVEYTWRRKFTSGGHLGEPGESRRHLLYPLDGGRCTVLLSMLCTTPFLSTCGSVVSPVMQPRAQCIGSRVLCNSGSV; this comes from the coding sequence ATGAACGTGAAGCGCCCAGCGAGTTGCTGTCCCGTGGCCGTCCCGGTGCTAACGCATTTTGAACGGCACACCCTTCACGGAaactcgccttcttcggttGGCATTTTTCCATACAGTCAAAAAATCAACTTGGGATGTCTTGTGGTGGAGTACACGTGGCGGAGAAAATTCACCTCCGGTGGGCATCTCGGGGAACCGGGAGAAAGTCGGAGGCACCTACTCTATCCACTGGATGGCGGCCGTTGTACAGTATTGCTTTCCATGTTGTGTACGACGCCTTTTCTGTCTACGTGCGGTTCAGTTGTGTCGCCTGTAATGCAGCCACGTGCTCAATGTATTGGCTCAAGGGTGCTGTGTAACTCCGGATCTGTCTAG
- the GRA9 gene encoding dense granule protein GRA9 (encoded by transcript TGME49_251540~Signal peptide predicted by SignalP 2.0 HMM (probability 0.958) with cleavage site probability 0.624 at residue 18) yields MRSLKSIVVPLSAALVAAAELDLFLGESGVYLFGKASESDVALKVPEDPVPEEPRREPEKHVDLFGEDWKQFGGSGFGDFSKVEFENLFSQVHEMMRRLMGRGVDGFGPSLLGDSPGFHFPRLRALQPKTKLEKTGTCQYVVTWAPEVTAENVRVILHLQRRQVEVQYRAATRRDEKTEGGESHSMSKEQSSQLMSVDPQCIMTREVVAQKLAGWTDNTHTATAGTPKKLLISFPSPDHIKEMVKEGYLPDNALERVLAGDFEGFSRTQMCLVSGRNRTECAFAEGQEVELEEKPLPSDSSPVTSVELPRLSQEDRGL; encoded by the exons ATGCGGTCACTCAAGTCAATCGTCGTGCCCCTCTCGGCAGCGTTGGTCGCAGCGGCGGAACTCGACCTTTTCCTCGGTGAATCGGGAGTCTACTTATTCGGGAAAGCGTCTGAGTCCGACGTCGCTCTGAAGGTTCCAGAGGATCCGGTTCCGGAGGAACCGCGCCGTGAACCCGAGAAGCACGTTGACCTCTTCGGCGAAGACTGGAAACAGTTCGGCGGTTCCGGATTCGGAGATTTCTCGAAGGTGGAGTTCGAGAATCTTTTTTCGCAAGTGCATGAAATGATGAGACGCCTTATGGGACGAGGTGTGGATGGATTTGgcccgtctcttctcggcgACTCTCCCGGTTTCCACTTCCCCCGCCTCAGAGCGTTGCAACCGAAAACGAAGCTCGAGAAAACTGGCAC GTGCCAGTACGTGGTTACTTGGGCGCCGGAGGTGACGGCGGAGAACGTTCGTGTGATTCTGCACTTGCAGAGGCGCCAGGTTGAGGTTCAGTACCGCGCAGCTACTCGCCGTGATGAGAAGACGGAGGGCGGCGAGAGCCACAGCATGTCGAAGGAGCAGTCTTCTCAGCTGATGTCTGTGGACCCGCAATGCATCATGACACGAGAAGTTGTCGCACAGAAACTTGCTGGCTGGACAGACAACACTCACACCGCAACAGCGGGGACGCCGAAAAAGCTCCTCATTTCGTTTCCGTCTCCGGATCACATCAAGGAAATGGTCAAGGAGGGGTATCTGCCAGACAACGCGCTGGAACGCGTTCTTGCGGGCGATTTTGAGGGATTCTCCCGGACCCAGATGTGCCTGGTGTCCGGCAGAAACCGAACGGAGTGTGCGTTCGCAGAGGGCCAAGAGGTCGAACTCGAGGAGAAGCCGCTTCCCTCGGATTCCAGCCCTGTGACGTCCGTCGAACTGCCCCGACTCTCGCAGGAAGACCGAGGACTCTGA
- a CDS encoding acyl-coa-binding protein (encoded by transcript TGME49_251550) — protein sequence MASQEEFERAAKYVQTSGKESGLNPTTEQKLEFYKYYKQATVGDCSEPAPGFLAFEAKSKHSAWMSVKGMSQEEAKKKYVEALDKMQPLWREKSA from the exons ATGGCCTCGC AGGAGGAATTTGAGAGGGCCGCCAAGTACGTGCAGACCTCGGGCAAGGAGAGTGGACTGAACCCGACAACCGAGCAGAAGCTGGAGTTCTACAAGTACTACAAGCAAGCGACGGTGGGGGACTGCAGTGAGCCGGCTCCCGGCTTCCTTGCTTTCGAAGCCAAGTCGAAACACAGTGCCTGGATGTCAGTCAAGGGCATGTCtcaagaagaggcgaaaaagaagtACGTAGAGGCCCTCGACAAGATGCAGCCGTTGTGgcgcgagaaaagcgcgTAA